GAGGAAAtggatttgtacatttttttccttttcttaagCTATAGAAATATAAGTGAAGAGGGAAAACTCAGGTATTCACACATATTGTGGTGAAGGACAAGGTGTTTCTTCAAGCAAATGAAATTTGGTGTTTATAATTCAATTAAGCTGCTTATATTAGAAGGTTTAGTGAAgacgggtcattttgacccggagGACACAGGGTGTATATAGAAAATGAGGACAACAGGAGGGTTCATTTTTCTCAGTTAATAACACTGTTCTTGTCTTACTTGTGATAGCTAGATTTCCATTAATCAGGTAATGTGCTGGCTTTGTTGAttggctgttgtttttttttttattccctgtCAGGTCTGGAACAAAGCTTGATTGGCATCTGTGAAGGGTAAGTGGAAGAAGTCTTTTAGAGAGAAAGAGATCACTGATTGGGTTACATGCAGTCATGAATCAAAGCACGGGAGTGTCACAGTTGATAGTTTTGTAACTGAATGTGAAAAAtacttccttattttttttattttcttctttaggCAAAAAATCAAAGCCACTATTCCACCTCACCTTGCATATGGGAAAAAAGGTTATCCTCCCACAATCCCAGGTACTctacaaatacacacaaatcAATGCACACCGATAAACATATGGTTTTAGTATTTGAAAAAATGTACCAGGACTTCATCGACACAACAGTATTGACCTGAGTGATGATGCACAGATCAACATCACGTCTGTTTGATGATAGTATCCATTTTTATCATATGTGTATATGAAATTATGCAAAAATCTAAGGACATTAAATgtaatgaatgaattatttgAGATTTATATGAACTGTTGCACAGGGAGCCCATGAAAAGGTGTGTATTGGTCCACTTCCAAGCAAGAGAGGGAAATATGAACGTATGATGaaccaaaaatataaaaacaaagaaaactttaCACTTTTTACATCTAAACATTTGTAGTTTAATCAAGTTATTGGGACCTCAAGAGACTATTTTGGCCCCTTGCTACATTTTAAAAGTTCATATTGGCATCTTAGTTGCTAAAAAGTGCCACTCTCTATAGCCTATTCAAATCCTGTGGTTTTGGAGTTTAACCCGCAGACACTACATTACTTTGGAGGCTTTTAAGTTCCTTAAGCAAAACGCACATCAGATAAGCTTTTTAATCAAGGTCTGATCTTATCCAGATGTCTTTTATCTGCCGTCTGTtggtttcttaaaaaaaaaagtaaaaactttATATTTGATTTCcaattgcctttttttttttatatatatatttttttttttttgtctccgatttttttccccattttcatcacccagtgctctacctaagtgacagtcctgagcattgctccctctaccaaccctacactgggccctacactgagctcaggtctcctccttaactgaggagtgagcaggccgcatcttttcaccagacagggtggggcttctctggccgaacgtagcgcgtggaaggatcacgttattccggccagatcctccccaccccatctggcgccccggttggccagagggggcatgtgtagcccaggactgctgcatgtttctgtgagagtagctcacattagctacccaagggaacacggggagaacatgcaaactccacacagaaaggccctttcgccaaccccacccagggtgtgggcgctgaagtcatgggggaactaacacgcacttcagcacccacagcatccccagcgggaattgaacccaggaccttcttgctgtgagacggctgcactaccagctgtccAATtgcctttttattgtttttttttttttgtttttttttacatgttgtaTACCATTGTGTATGATTTCATATGTATTATCCCTGTTTAGCTAcatgtactgtacatacatGTAGATGGGTAAATGTTTTAGTGAAATAACTGAATGGCTGAGAGACTAAATAAAGTAGATTCTTCCATCTGTTTATAATTATGTAGAGGCTTTTCTGTTGCATACAAATCCTTTCCCTTCGTGTTGTATAACAAAGTAAACTACAGTAcaaaacaatcaagatgtgcTGCATTTTTTCTTAGGTGACGCTGTTCTCGAGTTCGAGGTGGAGGTGATTTCTCTTTCACAACAGACGCAGTGGCAAAAGATGGTCAATGACGTACTCCCGCTCGTGTGTCTGGCCCTGGTGCCCACTCTGCTTGGTTTGGTGGGACTTTACCTCTACAAAAAGGCCAACGCCCAGAAGCCCgacaaaaagaaagcaaaagaTAAGAAGAGCAAGAAGaaatgaagacaaggcacagaactatttaaataaaaaatattttaaaatgactgtGTTACCTTAGGCTCTTTAATAAAAGCACATATTTGGTATCTGTTTAGTGAGGTTTGGGATGAAATTTCaaagaatacatttattttattgtattgttattACAGTATATGTTCTAGTAGTAATAGTCTTGTTTACATTGTCATCTGTCGATATTCGATAAAGCAGTTGCGGCACAACCTGCCAAAATAACGATATCTATGTTTGTACAACTATCGATAAGAACATATTAATCTACGGTCTAAATGAGTGGAGAAACTATTGGGATCAGAATATTATTGAGTTTGGCTTGGCTATAAACCAGCTATAAATTTATTTTGCTCTTTGTTACAACATTCTCAAAAAGCATCAGTCCCTCATGTTGATGATTTTTCAGATTCTGGAGCTACCAGCCAACATAACGTTCCTGAGCAAATGCTGCAAGTATTAGAAGCAAAGTACAAAGTCAGAACACAGAGGATATAGAGCAGGATTGCTTTTAAGCATATCCTGAGCATTCACTAACTTCATTCATACAAAAGAAACGTTACTTAAAAATGACACGGTAGTATATTGGTGTATGTAACCTGTCAATATGTTAGACATGTAAAgtcaatttatttttcatttacacaTAATGTGTGAACTTGGTAATCATACATA
This genomic window from Cololabis saira isolate AMF1-May2022 chromosome 8, fColSai1.1, whole genome shotgun sequence contains:
- the fkbp11 gene encoding peptidyl-prolyl cis-trans isomerase FKBP11; this encodes MKTRTFLLLLAAFICGLSRGDENAAEELQVETLVRPETCSVLSGMGDTLHIHYTGKLMEGKVFDTSLSRDPLVVELGKRTVIPGLEQSLIGICEGQKIKATIPPHLAYGKKGYPPTIPGDAVLEFEVEVISLSQQTQWQKMVNDVLPLVCLALVPTLLGLVGLYLYKKANAQKPDKKKAKDKKSKKK